Proteins encoded in a region of the Clostridium butyricum genome:
- a CDS encoding sn-glycerol-1-phosphate dehydrogenase yields the protein MIGLDITNLSLEEILGINFKCECGKEHSVEINSVKIGKNIINNLPDYLKEFSNKKVLIIQDINTRKAAGEKVEEILEDKFKLKTHVFKQNHLLPDEYALGRVLIEVEEDTALILGIGSGVINDVCRYVAYKVNIPYAIVCTAPSMDGYASVVSPLITDGFKESHKAIYPYGIYGDIDIMKNAPMYLICSGLGDVLGKYIARADWMLSKKLKGEYFCETISDLIKTAVEKCANEAPRIVKRDDKAIKNIVEALVLSGITIGMAGSSRPASGSEHHIAHGWEIMFHCMNSDEKWVHGNFVGVGTVVMAMLYEELKNINIKDVMVKKNFRDYDLKKWRENIESVFGNVADNIINYKKDAIELDSDKREENAKKIEDVWNDILKIADTIVPSSQLIKKILNDGGCIWHPSELGIDKNLFIRSFIAAKDIRTRYGIVHLIDDIGMTYEMAYLIADKLYKTEKS from the coding sequence ATGATTGGATTGGATATAACAAACTTAAGTTTAGAAGAGATTTTGGGAATTAATTTTAAGTGTGAATGTGGTAAAGAACATAGTGTAGAAATTAATTCTGTTAAAATTGGAAAAAATATAATAAATAATCTTCCAGATTATTTGAAAGAGTTTTCAAATAAAAAAGTATTAATAATTCAAGATATTAATACTCGCAAAGCAGCTGGAGAAAAAGTTGAAGAAATTCTTGAAGATAAATTTAAATTAAAGACCCATGTATTTAAACAAAATCATTTACTGCCTGATGAGTATGCACTTGGAAGGGTTCTTATTGAAGTTGAGGAAGATACAGCACTTATTTTAGGGATAGGTTCAGGTGTTATAAATGATGTGTGCAGGTATGTTGCGTATAAAGTTAATATTCCTTATGCCATAGTATGTACTGCACCATCTATGGATGGATATGCATCTGTTGTATCACCACTTATTACAGATGGATTTAAAGAGTCTCATAAGGCTATATATCCTTATGGTATATATGGAGATATTGATATTATGAAAAATGCACCTATGTATCTCATTTGTTCAGGTCTTGGTGATGTGTTAGGAAAATATATAGCACGAGCAGATTGGATGCTTTCAAAAAAATTAAAAGGAGAATATTTTTGTGAAACTATTTCAGATCTAATAAAGACTGCAGTTGAGAAGTGTGCAAATGAAGCTCCTAGAATTGTTAAAAGAGATGATAAAGCTATAAAAAATATAGTTGAAGCATTAGTTTTATCAGGTATAACCATAGGAATGGCAGGATCTTCAAGACCAGCATCAGGGTCTGAACATCATATTGCTCATGGATGGGAAATAATGTTTCATTGTATGAATAGTGATGAAAAATGGGTGCATGGAAATTTTGTGGGTGTTGGAACAGTAGTAATGGCAATGTTATATGAAGAATTGAAGAATATTAATATTAAAGATGTTATGGTTAAAAAAAATTTTAGGGATTATGATTTGAAGAAATGGAGAGAAAATATTGAGAGCGTATTTGGTAACGTTGCAGATAATATAATCAATTATAAAAAAGATGCAATAGAATTGGATTCTGATAAGAGAGAAGAAAATGCTAAAAAAATTGAAGATGTATGGAATGATATTCTTAAAATTGCAGATACAATAGTGCCAAGCTCACAGCTTATAAAAAAGATATTGAATGATGGTGGATGTATATGGCATCCATCAGAATTAGGAATAGATAAAAATTTATTCATTAGAAGTTTTATTGCAGCCAAAGACATAAGAACAAGGTATGGTATCGTACATTTAATTGATGATATTGGAATGACCTATGAAATGGCATATTTAATAGCTGATAAATTATATAAAACTGAAAAATCATGA
- a CDS encoding NAD(P)-binding domain-containing protein, with translation MSNITIIGAGQMASALTFPAVENNNNVRLVGTPLDREIINKAKDTGFHITLKRQLPSRGIDYYQIEEIEEALDKADVIICGVSSFGVEWFADNILPILPEDIPVLSITKGMITKDDGEMINYPEYFLRKLPHNKHLCINAVGGPCTSYELADKDNSEVVFCGEDINTLRMLKSMFETSYYHISLSKDIVGVECAVALKNAYALGVSLAIGLSIGRDGSGKEHYNSQAALFGESIKEARRILKLVGGEDENIIYFGGDLYVTVFGGRTRKIGTLLGQGYSFKEAMEKLKGVTLESIVIAERAAKFIRCQAEKGIVDIKDFPMIIQIDNIINSGESVNIPWKAFESENI, from the coding sequence GTGAGTAATATAACCATTATAGGTGCAGGCCAGATGGCATCTGCATTAACTTTTCCAGCAGTAGAAAATAATAATAATGTACGTTTAGTCGGTACTCCATTAGATAGAGAGATTATTAATAAAGCAAAAGATACAGGATTTCACATAACATTAAAACGTCAATTGCCTTCCAGAGGGATTGATTATTACCAAATTGAAGAAATAGAAGAAGCACTGGATAAAGCCGATGTAATTATCTGCGGAGTAAGTAGTTTTGGTGTTGAATGGTTTGCAGATAATATATTACCTATTCTACCAGAAGATATTCCAGTTCTTTCAATAACAAAAGGCATGATAACAAAAGATGATGGGGAAATGATAAATTATCCAGAATACTTTTTGAGAAAACTTCCACATAATAAGCATCTGTGTATTAATGCAGTAGGAGGTCCGTGTACAAGCTATGAACTTGCAGATAAGGATAATTCAGAAGTAGTATTTTGTGGAGAAGATATAAATACCCTTAGAATGCTTAAAAGTATGTTTGAAACATCATATTATCACATAAGTTTATCCAAAGATATTGTAGGAGTTGAATGTGCTGTAGCATTAAAAAATGCATATGCATTAGGTGTATCTCTAGCAATAGGATTATCCATTGGACGTGATGGAAGTGGGAAAGAACATTATAATTCACAAGCAGCTCTTTTCGGAGAAAGTATAAAAGAAGCTAGACGTATACTGAAGTTAGTTGGTGGAGAAGATGAAAATATTATATATTTCGGAGGGGATCTTTATGTAACAGTTTTTGGAGGACGAACTCGTAAGATAGGAACTTTATTAGGTCAAGGATATTCATTTAAAGAAGCAATGGAAAAATTAAAGGGTGTTACGTTGGAATCAATAGTTATTGCTGAACGTGCTGCTAAATTTATAAGATGTCAGGCTGAAAAAGGGATTGTTGATATTAAAGACTTTCCTATGATAATTCAGATAGACAATATTATAAATTCTGGTGAATCTGTAAACATTCCTTGGAAAGCATTTGAATCAGAAAATATATAA
- a CDS encoding xanthine dehydrogenase family protein molybdopterin-binding subunit, producing the protein MKFVNKGIRKKDAMALVTGKPVYTDDLAPASCLIVKVLRSPHAHALIEEINTSIASKVPGIECILTYEDMPKSRFTMAGQSYPEPSPYDRLILDKRLRCVGDPVAIVAGENEKAVNKALNLIKVKYEVLEPVLDFRKAKDNNILVHPEEDFKALCDVGADNKRNLCSTGGFEHGNVEEEFKKCAHVIEETYHTKANSQAMMETFRTFTELDTYGRLNVTSATQIPFHVRRILANALEIPKSKIRVIKPRIGGGFGAKQSVVAEVFPAIVTLKTGKPAKMLFTRAETLTNGSPRHEMEIKVRLGADENGIIQAIHIYTLSNAGAYGEHGPTTVGLSGHKSMPLYSTPKAYKFDFDVVYSNTMGGGAYRGYGATQGIFALESAVNELAAKLNIDPIKLREMNMVKEGDIMPAYYGEKANSCTLDKCLSRAKEMIDWDNKYPCRDMGNGKVRSVGVALAMQGSGISNVDTAAVEIKLNDDGFYTLMIGASDMGTGCDTILAQMAADCLDCDVDDIIVHGVDTDQSPYDTGSYASSTTYITGGAVIKTCETLKEKILDEASKLLECKRENLEFEGGKIFSLEDDKEITLKDFANRSYIAGIKTISASETNYSPVSPPPFMVGMVETEIDMTTGQVEIIDYVAVVDCGTVINPNLARIQTEGGIAQGIGMALYEDITYNKAGMMRNNSFLQYKIPSRLDVGTIRVEFEASYEPTGPFGAKSIGEIVINTPSPALAHAVYNATKVNVRTLPITAEKIAMGMMKGEN; encoded by the coding sequence ATGAAATTCGTTAATAAGGGAATAAGAAAAAAGGATGCTATGGCATTAGTTACTGGTAAGCCTGTTTATACTGATGATTTAGCACCAGCTTCATGTCTTATAGTTAAAGTTCTTAGAAGTCCTCATGCTCATGCATTGATTGAAGAAATTAATACGTCTATAGCAAGCAAGGTTCCAGGAATTGAGTGTATATTAACATATGAAGATATGCCAAAGTCAAGATTTACAATGGCTGGTCAGTCTTATCCAGAACCAAGTCCATATGACAGACTTATTTTGGATAAAAGACTTAGATGTGTTGGAGATCCTGTTGCAATTGTTGCAGGTGAAAATGAAAAGGCTGTAAATAAGGCATTAAATTTAATAAAGGTTAAATATGAAGTTTTAGAACCAGTATTAGATTTTAGAAAAGCTAAGGATAACAATATTTTAGTTCATCCAGAAGAAGATTTTAAGGCTTTATGTGATGTTGGAGCAGATAACAAGAGAAATCTTTGCTCAACTGGTGGTTTTGAACATGGAAATGTTGAAGAAGAGTTTAAAAAATGCGCACATGTAATAGAAGAAACTTATCATACAAAGGCTAATAGTCAGGCAATGATGGAGACTTTTAGAACATTTACTGAACTTGATACATATGGAAGATTAAATGTTACAAGTGCAACACAGATTCCATTCCATGTAAGACGTATTTTAGCAAATGCATTAGAAATACCAAAATCAAAGATAAGGGTAATTAAACCTAGAATTGGTGGAGGTTTTGGTGCAAAGCAAAGTGTTGTTGCAGAAGTATTCCCTGCTATAGTTACTTTAAAGACTGGAAAACCTGCAAAAATGTTATTTACAAGAGCAGAAACACTTACTAATGGAAGTCCTAGACATGAAATGGAAATCAAAGTGCGTTTAGGTGCTGATGAAAATGGAATAATTCAGGCAATTCACATATATACATTATCCAATGCAGGAGCTTATGGAGAACATGGACCTACAACAGTTGGGTTATCTGGACATAAGTCAATGCCTTTATATAGTACACCAAAAGCTTATAAGTTTGACTTTGATGTTGTATATTCAAATACAATGGGCGGTGGAGCTTATAGAGGATATGGTGCGACTCAAGGAATATTTGCACTTGAATCTGCAGTAAATGAACTTGCTGCAAAATTAAATATTGACCCTATAAAGCTTAGAGAAATGAACATGGTTAAAGAAGGAGATATAATGCCTGCTTACTATGGAGAAAAAGCTAACAGCTGTACACTTGATAAATGTCTTTCAAGAGCTAAGGAAATGATAGACTGGGATAATAAATATCCATGCAGGGATATGGGTAATGGAAAAGTAAGGTCTGTTGGAGTTGCACTTGCAATGCAGGGGTCAGGTATTTCAAATGTTGATACAGCAGCAGTAGAAATAAAATTAAATGATGATGGTTTTTATACTTTAATGATTGGTGCATCAGATATGGGAACAGGGTGTGATACAATTCTTGCACAGATGGCAGCTGACTGCTTAGATTGTGATGTTGATGATATAATTGTTCACGGTGTTGATACAGATCAATCTCCATATGATACAGGTTCTTATGCATCAAGTACCACATATATAACTGGTGGTGCTGTTATAAAAACATGCGAAACATTAAAAGAAAAGATTCTTGATGAAGCATCAAAACTTCTTGAATGTAAAAGAGAAAATCTTGAATTCGAAGGTGGAAAAATATTCTCATTAGAAGATGATAAAGAAATCACGTTAAAAGATTTTGCAAATAGAAGTTATATTGCTGGGATAAAAACAATAAGTGCAAGTGAAACTAATTATTCACCAGTTTCTCCACCTCCGTTTATGGTAGGAATGGTTGAAACTGAAATAGATATGACAACTGGTCAGGTAGAAATAATTGACTATGTTGCAGTAGTTGACTGTGGAACAGTAATAAATCCAAACCTTGCAAGAATTCAGACAGAAGGTGGAATTGCACAGGGTATTGGAATGGCATTATATGAAGATATAACATATAATAAAGCTGGTATGATGAGGAATAATTCATTTTTACAATATAAGATTCCATCAAGACTTGATGTTGGAACAATAAGAGTTGAATTTGAAGCCAGCTATGAACCAACAGGACCATTTGGAGCAAAATCAATAGGTGAAATAGTTATAAATACACCTTCACCAGCTCTTGCGCATGCTGTATATAATGCAACTAAAGTAAATGTAAGAACTCTTCCAATAACAGCTGAAAAAATAGCTATGGGAATGATGAAAGGTGAAAATTAA
- the selD gene encoding selenide, water dikinase SelD: MKKTIKLTELTKTSGCAAKIGAATLEKALKTLPKFHDSNLLVGFDTSDDACVYKLNEDTAIIQTVDFFPPMVDDPFTFGQIAAANALSDIYAMGGTPTLAMNLLCFPSCLDPEIMHEILAGGYNKVSEAGAVIAGGHTIADAVPKYGLSVSGFAHPNDILTNSNSKTGDLLVLTKPLGIGIMNTASKAGLLSYDKIKEVSDIMTTLNKYAKESTKGLKVNSCTDITGFSLIGHSYEMAKGSNKTIELFSKDVPIISDALTYASMGIIPEGMYNNLEYLKDNFTHSSHIKQETIDVLLDPQTSGGLLLSMPEQDAVKYVARMNEFTPYCKVIGQTKDTCKKYIEII, encoded by the coding sequence ATGAAAAAAACAATTAAATTAACAGAACTTACAAAGACTTCTGGATGTGCTGCAAAAATTGGTGCAGCCACTTTAGAAAAAGCTTTAAAAACACTGCCTAAATTTCACGATTCAAATCTTTTAGTAGGCTTTGATACTAGCGATGATGCATGTGTATATAAACTAAATGAAGATACTGCTATAATTCAAACAGTAGATTTTTTCCCTCCAATGGTAGATGACCCATTTACATTTGGACAGATTGCAGCAGCTAATGCTCTCAGTGATATATATGCAATGGGAGGTACACCAACACTTGCAATGAATCTTTTATGCTTTCCATCATGCCTTGATCCAGAAATAATGCATGAAATACTTGCTGGAGGATACAATAAAGTTTCAGAAGCTGGAGCTGTGATTGCTGGCGGACATACAATTGCAGATGCTGTGCCCAAATACGGACTTTCAGTAAGTGGATTTGCTCATCCAAATGATATCTTAACAAATAGTAATTCAAAAACTGGAGATCTTCTTGTTCTTACAAAACCTTTAGGTATAGGAATAATGAATACAGCATCCAAAGCAGGATTACTGTCTTACGATAAAATCAAGGAAGTTTCTGACATAATGACTACTTTAAATAAGTACGCCAAAGAAAGTACAAAGGGCCTTAAAGTAAATTCATGTACAGATATTACAGGATTCAGTCTAATAGGTCATAGCTATGAAATGGCTAAAGGAAGCAATAAAACAATTGAATTATTTTCTAAAGATGTGCCTATAATAAGTGATGCTCTAACTTATGCTTCCATGGGAATAATTCCAGAAGGTATGTATAATAATCTTGAATACTTAAAAGATAACTTTACTCATTCCTCACATATAAAACAAGAAACAATAGATGTATTGCTTGACCCTCAGACATCTGGTGGACTTCTACTATCTATGCCTGAACAAGATGCAGTGAAGTATGTAGCTAGAATGAATGAATTTACTCCATATTGTAAGGTAATAGGTCAAACTAAGGATACATGCAAGAAGTATATAGAAATAATTTAA
- a CDS encoding nucleotidyltransferase family protein, with product MKINLILLASGFSRRFNGNKLLTELNDKPLYMYIVDTVREIISHKHLSSTYINKIICVTQYEEIEENLKDTNINVLINNNSDLGVSNSIKLGISYDMNADGYMFIVCDQPFIKKETLEKILETFEETNKGIVALGMRKQVEIHDICNKDNLADKSYVIGNPVIFSKNYISELLSLKGDIGGKRILKKHIEDVELVYADNEIELMDIDTLDSYKEIKKVLETYEIYGN from the coding sequence GTGAAAATTAATCTTATTTTACTAGCATCAGGATTTAGCAGAAGATTCAATGGAAATAAACTTCTTACAGAGTTAAATGACAAACCTTTGTACATGTACATTGTTGACACAGTTAGGGAAATTATTTCTCATAAGCATTTATCTTCAACATATATTAATAAAATAATATGTGTAACTCAATATGAAGAGATAGAAGAAAATTTAAAAGATACAAATATAAATGTGTTGATAAATAACAATAGTGATTTAGGAGTTTCTAATTCTATAAAGCTAGGAATTAGTTATGATATGAATGCTGATGGATATATGTTCATAGTTTGCGATCAGCCCTTCATAAAAAAAGAAACTTTAGAGAAGATTTTAGAAACATTTGAGGAAACTAATAAAGGAATTGTTGCACTTGGCATGAGGAAACAAGTAGAAATTCATGATATTTGTAATAAAGACAATCTAGCAGATAAGAGTTATGTTATAGGAAATCCAGTGATTTTTTCTAAGAATTATATTTCTGAATTGTTATCACTTAAAGGTGATATTGGAGGAAAGAGAATTCTAAAAAAACATATTGAGGATGTTGAATTAGTATATGCAGACAATGAAATTGAATTAATGGATATAGACACATTAGATTCGTATAAAGAAATAAAAAAAGTATTAGAGACATATGAAATATATGGAAACTAA
- a CDS encoding uracil-xanthine permease family protein has translation MKKGSIYQLEGRVPLGQAVPLGIQHVLAMFLGNVSPLIIVCGLLNIPLETKSMLIQNSMFIAGIATLIQLYPVFKVGSGLPVVMGTSSGFIGTEKAIGAAYGYSAIMGASLIGAILEIILGFFIKPLRKLFPPIVTSLVVISIGLSLLPVGVKYFAGGAGAADFGSPKHLLVGTVVILVIIVLQNFTKGFVKTSAILIGIIVGYIVAVCMGMVDFTAVKEASWISLPRPFVMGFEFRLDAIISMSIMYIATTVETIGDISAISVGGLGREATDKELAGGVMADGVSSFIAALFGVAPNTSFSQNVGLVAVTKVVNKFVIMTGAVFLILAGFFPKLSALLSVMPQSVLGGAAVIMFAMIFVSGLKSLLNEGLEGRNGLIVALAIGIGVGIGNVPEALDQLPKFIGQIFAQNGIIMTFVIASVLNLVLPKDKDEAQEMSAQV, from the coding sequence ATGAAAAAAGGAAGTATTTATCAATTAGAAGGCAGAGTACCATTAGGACAGGCGGTTCCATTAGGAATTCAACATGTATTAGCAATGTTTTTAGGTAATGTTTCACCACTTATCATTGTTTGTGGATTATTAAACATTCCACTTGAAACAAAATCAATGCTTATACAAAATTCTATGTTTATAGCAGGTATAGCTACATTAATTCAGTTATATCCTGTATTTAAGGTTGGTAGTGGTCTACCAGTTGTTATGGGAACAAGCTCAGGATTTATAGGAACTGAAAAAGCAATTGGTGCTGCTTATGGATACAGCGCAATAATGGGAGCATCTTTAATAGGAGCAATTTTAGAAATTATTTTAGGATTTTTTATTAAACCTCTTAGAAAATTATTTCCACCAATAGTTACAAGTCTTGTGGTAATTTCTATTGGACTATCATTACTTCCTGTTGGAGTAAAATACTTTGCAGGTGGAGCTGGAGCAGCAGATTTTGGTTCTCCTAAACATTTATTAGTTGGAACAGTTGTAATTTTAGTAATAATAGTATTACAGAATTTTACTAAAGGATTTGTTAAAACATCAGCAATATTAATAGGAATAATTGTTGGATATATAGTAGCAGTATGTATGGGAATGGTTGATTTTACAGCAGTTAAGGAAGCTTCATGGATAAGCCTTCCAAGGCCTTTTGTAATGGGATTTGAATTTAGACTAGATGCAATAATTTCAATGAGTATAATGTATATAGCTACTACAGTAGAAACAATTGGAGATATATCTGCAATTTCAGTAGGAGGACTTGGAAGAGAAGCTACTGATAAGGAATTAGCAGGCGGTGTTATGGCTGATGGTGTATCTAGTTTTATAGCAGCTTTATTTGGAGTAGCACCTAATACTTCTTTTAGTCAGAATGTAGGATTGGTTGCAGTAACAAAAGTAGTAAATAAATTTGTAATAATGACAGGAGCAGTATTTTTAATCCTTGCTGGATTTTTCCCAAAACTTAGTGCATTATTATCGGTAATGCCACAGTCAGTTTTAGGTGGAGCTGCAGTTATAATGTTTGCAATGATATTTGTAAGTGGTCTTAAATCATTGTTGAATGAAGGATTAGAAGGAAGAAATGGATTGATAGTTGCATTAGCAATTGGAATTGGAGTTGGAATTGGTAATGTTCCAGAAGCATTAGATCAATTACCAAAATTCATTGGACAAATATTTGCTCAAAATGGAATAATAATGACATTTGTTATAGCTTCTGTGTTAAACTTAGTATTACCTAAGGACAAAGATGAAGCTCAAGAAATGTCTGCACAAGTATAA
- a CDS encoding (2Fe-2S)-binding protein — MEIKLWINDKVYIDNIEPDMMLIDFVRSKGFFSVKRGCETANCGLCTVHLEGKPVLSCSTLAAKANGKHVTTLEGLKEEAEEFGAFMADEGAEQCGFCSPGFVMNVIAMKKELHNPSEEDIKYYLAGNLCRCTGYMSQLRAIKKYLNKVKED, encoded by the coding sequence ATGGAAATTAAATTATGGATAAATGATAAAGTATATATAGATAATATTGAACCTGATATGATGCTTATTGATTTTGTAAGAAGCAAGGGATTTTTTAGTGTGAAAAGAGGTTGTGAAACAGCAAACTGTGGACTTTGTACAGTTCATTTAGAAGGAAAACCAGTTTTATCGTGCAGTACTCTTGCAGCAAAAGCTAATGGAAAACATGTAACAACACTTGAAGGACTAAAAGAAGAAGCTGAAGAATTTGGTGCTTTTATGGCAGATGAAGGTGCAGAGCAGTGTGGATTCTGCAGTCCAGGATTTGTTATGAATGTTATTGCAATGAAAAAAGAATTACATAATCCAAGTGAAGAAGATATAAAGTACTATTTAGCAGGAAATTTATGTAGATGTACTGGCTATATGAGTCAGCTTAGAGCAATTAAAAAGTATCTTAATAAAGTTAAGGAGGACTAA
- a CDS encoding HAD-IIA family hydrolase produces the protein MKDLRDIKCFLLDMDGTFYLGNTLIDGALDFLDVLKKQNKEFNFLTNNSSKNKSVYKKKLFDLGCYINEEKIYTSGDATIWYMKKYCKGNRVYVMGTEPLRKEFENSGFLLVKDKKDKPDYVVLGFDTTITYEKIWTACDYLRDGIPFIATHPDFNCPLENNKYMPDTGSMIKMFEASAEVSPLIIGKPSKYIVDAVMEKYGLEKEEVAIVGDRLYTDIKTGENAGITSILVLSGETSEKMYMNSDIHADYVFSSIKDIGEKLKKV, from the coding sequence ATGAAAGATTTAAGAGATATAAAGTGTTTTCTTCTAGATATGGATGGAACGTTTTATCTTGGAAATACACTTATAGATGGAGCATTAGATTTTTTAGATGTCTTGAAAAAGCAAAACAAGGAATTTAATTTTTTAACAAATAATTCATCGAAAAACAAAAGTGTATATAAGAAAAAGCTTTTTGATCTTGGGTGTTATATTAATGAAGAAAAGATTTATACATCAGGAGATGCAACAATATGGTATATGAAAAAATACTGTAAGGGCAATCGTGTGTATGTAATGGGAACAGAACCCCTAAGGAAAGAATTTGAAAATTCGGGTTTTTTACTTGTTAAAGATAAAAAGGACAAACCGGATTATGTTGTTCTTGGTTTTGATACAACAATAACCTACGAGAAAATTTGGACTGCTTGTGATTATTTGAGGGATGGAATACCGTTTATAGCAACTCATCCAGACTTTAACTGTCCACTTGAAAATAATAAATATATGCCAGATACAGGTTCGATGATAAAAATGTTTGAAGCATCAGCAGAAGTTTCTCCATTGATTATAGGAAAGCCTAGTAAGTATATAGTAGATGCAGTTATGGAAAAGTATGGCTTAGAGAAAGAGGAAGTAGCAATAGTAGGGGACAGGCTTTATACAGATATCAAGACAGGTGAAAATGCAGGTATAACAAGTATACTTGTATTGAGTGGAGAAACATCAGAGAAAATGTATATGAATTCTGATATACATGCTGATTATGTATTTTCATCTATTAAGGATATTGGTGAAAAATTGAAAAAAGTGTAA
- a CDS encoding FAD binding domain-containing protein has translation MFTIKNYVVAESLEQAYELNQKKNNVILGGTAWLKMGNRNIQTAIDLSNLGLDTIEEDDESFKIGCMCTLRQLEVDKNLNSYFDGAIEKSLIHIVGVQFRNCATIGGSVYSRFGFSDVLTCLLALDTYVELYKGGIIPLEVYKDMDYDTDVLVRIIIKKDKRRVSYLTMRNSATDIPTLAIAVSKKNLTWNVVIGARPQRAILIDGTEFLSDIPTEEEKNNLISHIVNNVKFQSNMRASMEYRVLLAKTLVLRAINETLS, from the coding sequence TTGTTTACAATTAAAAATTATGTGGTTGCAGAAAGTTTAGAACAAGCTTATGAGCTTAATCAAAAGAAAAATAATGTTATTTTAGGAGGAACAGCCTGGCTTAAGATGGGGAATAGAAATATACAGACAGCCATTGATTTATCTAATCTTGGTTTAGATACAATAGAAGAAGATGATGAATCATTTAAAATTGGATGTATGTGTACTTTAAGGCAGTTAGAAGTAGACAAGAATTTAAATTCATACTTTGATGGTGCAATAGAAAAATCATTAATACATATTGTTGGAGTACAATTTAGAAATTGTGCAACAATAGGAGGAAGTGTTTATTCACGATTTGGATTTTCAGATGTTTTAACATGTTTGTTAGCGTTAGATACATATGTTGAACTATATAAGGGAGGAATAATTCCTTTAGAAGTTTATAAAGATATGGATTATGATACAGATGTCCTAGTTAGAATAATAATAAAAAAAGATAAAAGAAGAGTCTCATACTTAACTATGCGTAATAGTGCAACTGATATTCCAACATTAGCTATTGCTGTATCTAAGAAAAACCTTACTTGGAATGTTGTAATAGGTGCAAGACCTCAAAGAGCTATATTAATAGATGGAACAGAATTTTTAAGTGATATTCCTACTGAAGAAGAAAAAAATAATTTAATATCTCATATAGTAAATAATGTTAAATTTCAAAGCAATATGAGAGCTAGTATGGAATATAGAGTTCTTCTTGCAAAAACTTTAGTGTTAAGAGCTATTAATGAAACATTATCTTAA
- a CDS encoding GntR family transcriptional regulator, with protein sequence MDILINNDSQVKLYEQIETSIKNNILNGSLNPGEMLPSIRMLAKELKVSIITTKRAYEELEKQGFIETVVGKGTFVSNANSERLKEAAMAEMEGRLEDVIISAKALGLTLDECIEIFKNLYEEV encoded by the coding sequence TTGGATATTTTGATAAACAATGATTCTCAAGTAAAACTATATGAACAGATTGAAACTTCCATTAAAAATAATATATTAAATGGAAGTTTAAATCCGGGAGAGATGTTGCCATCTATAAGAATGCTTGCAAAAGAACTTAAAGTCAGCATAATTACAACTAAAAGGGCTTATGAGGAGCTAGAAAAGCAGGGGTTTATAGAAACAGTAGTAGGAAAGGGAACCTTTGTTTCCAATGCAAATTCTGAAAGACTGAAAGAAGCAGCTATGGCAGAAATGGAGGGACGTTTAGAAGATGTTATTATTTCTGCAAAAGCATTAGGACTTACACTGGATGAATGTATTGAGATTTTTAAAAATTTATATGAGGAGGTCTAG